Genomic window (Candidatus Aminicenantes bacterium):
CATCGGCGATAGCCGGATCAATCAGGCCGGCCGCCCGGCCTTCAGCGATGAAGGGTACGGTGATCTCCCTGAAGAGGCGGCGCCGTTCCCCCATAATGCGTTCCAGCAGTTGCGGATGGTCGCGCATCAGGACGGCCGTGTACTCGCCCTGGAACACCTTGGCGTTGTCGGTCAACAAGGCCATGAGTCCGGCGAACCGTTGACGAAAAGGGGCGTCGCTGCATGCGATCGTCTTATATTCGGCCATTCTTTTAGTGATGAACTCCATCATGACCGCTTCGACAAGGCCCTCCTTGCTGGTGAAATACTTAAAGATCGTCACCTGCGAGACTTTGGAGGCCACGGCTATTTCTTTTACGGCGGCTTTGCCAATGCCGACCATGCCGAATAATTCATCGGCTGCGGCCTGGACTCGCGCTTCGAGCGCGTGGACAACGGCTCGGTCGAATGGTTCGATCTCGATCTGCCCGAGGTGATCGAACTGCGAAAAAAACTGCTCGGCAGCGAAAAAGGGCGGTATCACTTATTGCCC
Coding sequences:
- a CDS encoding TetR family transcriptional regulator; its protein translation is MIPPFFAAEQFFSQFDHLGQIEIEPFDRAVVHALEARVQAAADELFGMVGIGKAAVKEIAVASKVSQVTIFKYFTSKEGLVEAVMMEFITKRMAEYKTIACSDAPFRQRFAGLMALLTDNAKVFQGEYTAVLMRDHPQLLERIMGERRRLFREITVPFIAEGRAAGLIDPAIADEMFLIYSEVVVAGVAARLDLLEAILADRQRLDQLMKLICFGFIAK